From Candidatus Binataceae bacterium, the proteins below share one genomic window:
- the glk gene encoding glucokinase, with protein MILAGDIGGTKTILALFEPQGANLRKVRQQLFPSPHYPSLEAVLKEFLGGQTPSLQAACFGIAGAVIDGRVHATNLHWEVSEAQLVAALGISRLRLLNDLAATAYGMPHLAAADLEELNLQAGARHPGNIGVIAAGTGLGEAMLYWDGQSFQPQASEGGHADFAPREAREIELLRYLQERLGQHISYERVLSGPGLLNIYDFLRDRNYAPEPPWLQQRLAAAADRSVAIAEAGLDGSAPLCEMALEMFASLYGAEAGNLALRTLAVGGIYIGGGIAPKLMAVLRKGAFIRSFVAKGRFESFLRGLSVQVALTPEAGLIGAAHYALSLLGKTTGQS; from the coding sequence TTTGAGCCCCAGGGCGCGAACCTGCGCAAAGTGCGCCAGCAACTCTTTCCCAGCCCCCATTACCCCTCTTTGGAGGCGGTCCTCAAGGAGTTCCTCGGAGGCCAGACCCCGTCGTTGCAGGCCGCCTGCTTCGGCATCGCGGGCGCCGTGATCGACGGCCGGGTGCATGCCACCAATCTGCATTGGGAGGTCAGCGAAGCGCAATTGGTTGCCGCCTTGGGTATCTCCCGCCTGCGCCTGCTCAACGACCTCGCCGCCACCGCGTACGGGATGCCCCACTTGGCGGCGGCTGACCTGGAAGAGCTTAATTTACAGGCTGGCGCGCGCCACCCCGGCAACATCGGCGTAATCGCGGCCGGCACCGGGCTGGGCGAGGCGATGTTGTACTGGGACGGCCAGAGTTTTCAACCGCAGGCCAGCGAGGGTGGGCACGCCGATTTCGCGCCCCGCGAGGCGCGCGAAATCGAGCTGCTGCGCTACCTGCAGGAGCGCTTGGGCCAGCATATCAGTTATGAGCGGGTGCTTTCGGGCCCCGGCCTGCTCAACATTTACGATTTCTTGCGCGATCGGAATTATGCTCCCGAGCCCCCCTGGTTGCAGCAGCGGCTGGCCGCAGCCGCCGACCGCAGCGTCGCGATCGCCGAGGCCGGATTAGATGGCTCCGCGCCGCTGTGCGAGATGGCCTTGGAGATGTTCGCCTCGCTTTACGGCGCCGAGGCCGGCAACCTCGCGCTGCGCACGCTGGCGGTGGGCGGGATCTACATTGGCGGCGGGATCGCGCCCAAGCTGATGGCGGTCCTGCGCAAAGGTGCCTTCATCCGCAGCTTCGTGGCCAAGGGGCGCTTCGAGTCCTTCCTGCGAGGGCTCTCGGTCCAGGTCGCGCTCACTCCAGAGGCCGGGCTGATTGGCGCCGCCCACTATGCGCTCTCGCTTTTGGGCAAGACAACTGGGCAATCCTGA